The Burkholderia latens genome segment CTTCTACACGAAGCGAAAGACGATCACGCAACGCTGGCCGTCGGCCGGCGTGCGCGAAGGCGCGGTGTTCAGCTTCCCGTCGAACCGTTGATGCGCGGCCGGCAGGTTGGCGCGACGCGCGCCAGCCTGCACGAACGCCGCAGGCCCGCTCCGGCCGGAGCGGGTTTTTTTACGCGCGCGGCGGCTGCGGCGGCGCCCGCGCGGAACGCGCAGAACGAACGTCTATGGCGTGACCACGTGCCACACGTTGTTGAAGTTGTCGCCATTGCGGTCGCCCTGTTTCATGTCCTTCGAGAAGAAATACAGCGGCTTGCCCTTGTATGCCCATTGCGGGCTGCCGTCGTCGCGCTTGACGATCGTGTAAGGGCCGGCCGGAACGTCCGTCGCGCTGGCCTTGTACGGCGGCCACAGGGTTTCGCATTGGCCCGTGCATGCGCTGGTGCCGGCGTTGGGCTTGTCCTTGTCGAACGAATAGACGGTCATCCCGTTCGCGGCGACGAGCAGGCCGTTTTCGGCTTTCGTGATCGAGCCTTGAGCCGAGGCCGAAACCGACGCCATGGCGAGCACGGCGGAACTGACGAGCAGCGCGGCTTTCATGGGACCTCCTGATAGTCCGGTTGGCGGCGCGATTGCATGCACGGCCGGGCGTGCGCGATCGCGTGGAATGGTGCCGGAACGCGGCGCCGTGGCCGCCGGTGCGAGCGACGTGAAGTCGGGTGGCGGCGCAACGGCCCCGCTTCTTTCACCATAGGCGGTTTTTGGCAGCGCCGCGAGCCGAACCGGGGGCGTATCGCCCGATCCGTATGTCCGATGCAACGCAGGCGTGCGTCTCTGCGAAGCCGCGTGCGAGATCCGGCCCCGACTTGCACGAACCGCCACATGCGTGCCGCGCGGCGTCGGTGTCGCCAACGCCCGGCGAGCGACACGAAGGGCAACGAACTCGAATGGCGGCGCGAAGCGCGTCGGCCGGCATGCCGGCACGATACGTGCACGTGCAATGACGGGCCGGCGGCGCGGCACGTGGATTGCTTGCGATGTGGCGAGCGGCGGGTCGTACGCGCCGCTACTTCGCGGAGGTAACGACGATGCCAGACGATCCCGGGGACGTCGCGCGTGCGAGCTATCGTGCGTACGTCGACAAGGACCGCGACGCGATCGAAGCGCTGATCGCGCCGGACTTTCATTTCACGAGCCCGCTCGACAACCGGCTCGACCGCGATGCGTATCTGGCGCGCTGCTGGCCGAACAGCACGATGCTCGCCGGCTTCGAATTCGTCGACGTCGCGGTGCAGGGCGAATACGTGTTCGTCGTCTACGAAGCCGCGACGACCGCCGGCCGGCGTTTCCGAAACGCCGAACGCCTGCGCGTGTGCGACGGGCGGATCGTCGAGGCCGAAGTGTATTTCGGCTGGTACGTGCCGCACCAGGCGCCCGATGGCGGCTTCATCGAACCGGCGCGCTGACGACGCGCGCCGGCATTGCAGCGCCTATCCGGCAGCATCGTCGCCGAGTGCCCGAATGAATCGCGAGAACAGCTCCGGCTGCGACGAGATCCCGAGCTTCGCGTAAAGATGCCGCCGGTGCACCTTCACCGTTTCCGGTGAAATCGCGAGCCGCTCGGCGATCGCTTTCGACGAATTGCCGCGCAGCACCATTCTCGCGATCGCCATTTCGCGATCGGTCAGCACACCCGCGCCGAAGCGCGCGAGCGCCTGCTCGACGCGCACACCGAGATCGTCGTCGGGCGTCGCGCGCGCGGCGTCGCCGATCAGCCGCCAGTGCTGGCGCATCGCGGCGAGCACCCACGGCATCGCCGCCGTGAGCTTGCCGAGCGGCTCGACGTCGAAGCGCGTGGCTGCGCCGAGCGATAGCGACAGCAGCAGGTCCGGAGTCGGGCGCAGCAGGATCTGGATTTCGTCGTCGCCGACCGCATCGCGGAAATAGCTCAGGAAATACTCGCTCTGCCGGAACAGGTCCGGCGCGACTTCCTCGAGCCGGTAGCAGCCGTCGGCGAGCCCGTCGTGCGCGGCCTGCAGGAACGGATCGAGCAGATATAACCCATTGAGGTAAAGCGGTACCGGCGACGCGCAGTCGGCGCCGCCCGTGTCGTATTCGTCGAGCACGAGCGGCACGCCGTCGCGGCCGATCGCGGTTGCGAGCGCGTTGTCGAACGGCACCATCTCGTTGAGCAGCAGCACCAGGAAGCGCCAAAAGCGCGGCTGGCCGAGATGATCGATCGCGCGGCCGAGCGCCTGATGCATCGCGATTTCGGAGAAGAGTCGATCCATACCACCACCGGAGGGCGTAACACGAACGGGGAATAGCGGTCCTGAATTTGGCTTCCTAGACTGCCACGCAATGATTCGGGCCCGAGTATGGGCGTTCAAAAAACGGCAGCAAAGCAACAGGAGAACGAAATGGCGATGATGTCGGAATCGACGGGCACGCTGCAAGCGGCGCCTGCCACGCAAGACGGGCCGCGCGCGTTGTCACAGACGCTCAGCGTGCGCGATGCGGTGATGATCACCGTGTCGGGCGTGACGCCCGCGAGCTCGATCTTCGTGATCGCGCCGTTCGCGATCCAGCAGGCCGGGAGCGGCGCGGTGCTGTCGTTCGTGCTCGGCGGCGTGCTCGCGCTCGCGTTCGCGCTCTGCTACGCGGAGCTCAGCGCCGCACACCGCAGCGCGGGCGGCGAATACGTGATGGCCAAGCGCGTGTTCGGCACGCTGCCCGGCTACCTGACCTTCATCACGGTGCTGTCCGTCAGCGTGTTCATTCCGGCCGTGCTCGCAAGCGGCGCCGCGCCATACCTGAACAACGCGCTCGGCACGCACTTCAGCAATCAGTCGGTCGCGTTGACGATCGTGCTGCTCAGCTACGTGCTCGGGATGCTGAACATCAAGACGAACGCGTGGATCACCGGCGCGTTTCTCGTCGTCGAAATCGGCGTGCTGATGCTGATCGCGGCGCTCGGCTTCGGCTCGCCGCATCGCGGCGCGGACGTGCTCGTCGCGCCGGTCGTCGCGAGCGGCACCGCGCTGGTGCCAGCGACGCTCGCGGCGATCGTGCCCGCGATCGGCACGGCGATCTTCTGCTACAACGGCTTCGGCTCCGCCGCGTATCTCGCCGAGGACCTGCGCGGCGGCAACCGCAACGTCGCGAAAGCCGTGATCTATTCGCTGCTGGTGATTCTCGTCGTCGAGCTGGTGCCGCTCACCGCGATCGTGCTCGGTGCGCCGTCGCTGACCGAGCTGACGAAGAGCGCGGATCCGATCGGGTACGTCGTGCGCTCACTGAGCAATCCGGCGGTGTCGCGCGTGGTCAGCGGCGGGATCTTCCTGTCGGTGTTCAACGCGATCATCGCGATCGTAATCACGATGGGGCGCCTGCTGTACAGCAGCGGCCGCCATGCGCTCTGGTCGCGCGGCTGCAATCGCGCATTTTCTACCATCCATCCGCGCTTCGAATCCCCTTGGCTCGCGACGCTCGCGCTGGCGGCGCCGTCGTCGGGGCTCGTGTTCGTGTCAAGCCTCGACGAGCTGACCGCGTTCACGGTCGACCTGTTGCTGCTGATCTACCTCGTCGTCGGGCTGGCCGCGCTCGCAAGCCGCTTCGTGCGCCGCGACGTCGAACATCACTACCGGATGCCGCTGTGGCCGTTGACGCCGCTCGTCGCGGTCGCCGGGGCAGCGTACACGCTGTACACGACGCTCGCCACCGCGACGAAGCCGACCGACCTGATCATCATCGGCGGACTGCTGGCGGCTGCGCTTGCGATGTATGCGGTGTGGGCGCGTCACAGCGAGACGTTCCGTTCGCTGTGACCGTACCGGCACACCGAACCGCCAAAACACCGCAAAAACACTGGAGGAATTGCATCATGCGCACGAGGGATCTCGGCATCCGCATCGGACTCGGTACGCCGGGCCGCTTCAACGCGATCACGGACGTCCCGGGTGTGCGGGTCGGGCATTGCACGCTGAACGTCGAGAACGGCGACGCATCGATCCACACCGGCGTCACGATCATCGAGCCGCGCGCGGGCGCCGCGCACGATTCACCGTGCTTCGCGGGCGTTCACGTGCTGAACGGCAACGGCGACGCGACCGGGCTCGAATGGATCCGCGAAGCGGGCCTGCTGACGACGCCGATCGCCTATACGAACACGCACAGCATCGGCGCGGTGCGCGACGCGCTGGTCGCGAACGAACGCGAAGCGGCGGCCGGCCGCGTTTACTGGTGCATGCCTGTCGTAATGGAAACTTACGACGGTGTGCTCAACGACATCTGGGGACAGCACGTGAGCGCCGCACACGTCGAGCGCGCTCTGGCCGCCGCGCAGTCGGGGCCCGTTGCCGAAGGCGGCGTCGGCGGCGGCACGGGGATGATTTGCCATGAGTTCAAGGGCGGGATCGGCACCGCATCGCGCGTGGTCGCGGGCGGCTGGACAGTCGGTGCGCTCGTGCAGGCGAACCACGGTGTGCGCGAGATGCTGCGCGTGGCCGGCTATCCGGTCGGCGAAGTGCTGCGGCACGTGCATTCGCCGTTCCGCGCCGCGCACGCGCACGGCGAAGCAGGGATGGGCTCGATCGTCGTGACGCTCGCGACCGACGCGCCGCTGCTGCCGCATCAATGCACGCGGCTCGCGCAACGTGCGAGCGTCGGGCTCGCCCGCGCGGGCGGCGGCACCGAGGATTCGAGCGGCGACATTTTCCTTGCGTTCGCCACCGGCAACGATGGGCTGCCGGCCGCGAACTACGGCAGCAAGGGTGCGCCGGCGACGGCCGTGAAAATGGTGAACAACGACCATATCTCCGCGCTGTTCGTCGCGGCGGCCGACGCGGTGGAGGAAGCGATCGTGAATGCGCTGGTGGCCGGAACCGACGTCGAATCGCGCGGCGCGCGCGTCGAAGGCCTTGGGCCGGCGCGCTTGCTCGATGCGTTGCGCGAAGTCGGTTGGCGGCCGGCGCGCGGTGCGTGAAACGGCATGCGCCGCCTCAGTCGAAGCGGCGAGGCGCGCAGTGACGGTGCGGCGACCGGCCGGCCCGTCTTGCGCGTGCACTGGCGATGCGTGCAACGCGCGCGCGGCGGGCCGGGCCGTGACGACGCGGCGTCATGCTCAGCTGCCGAAGTAGACGTTGCAGAAGCTGACCGGGCCGACGCATGCGTTCGGGTCTTCCTGCGTCGGCCGATTGCGATCGACGCGACCGGCGGCCTGCGTCGCTTCGGCTCGGTTCGCCGGCTGCTGCGCGACATCGGCCGGCGCAGGCTGGGCATGCGCGACGGCGGCGGTGAGCGACAGGGCAACGAGGGCGAGGTGCAGCGGCTTCATTTTGGTTTCTCCAGGGTCGGTGCCAGTCTCGGTGGCAGTGACGCAACTATAGGCTCGCACTGCTTAAGGATTAAGCACCGCGGGTGGAGAGCTTATTTCCAATCGGAACAAGGATCATGTTGCGTGCGCATCGATTCCGGGTCTTCCCGGTTGCTCACGGTCGGCAGGAGACGGTCGTCAATGACGATGGCGGTTGAACGGTGCGTCCTTGTCCAGCAGCGCACTGCGGATGAAGTGCAGACAGCCGACGATGCGCTGCATCTGGTGGCGCGCATCGGGCACTGCGTACCACGCGTGCAGCGCGTGCTGCGCGGCGCGGATCGCCAGGTTCACCGACTTCAGCGTCCGCGCGTGATGCACGGGCGTCGGATCGTCGAAGAAGCGCGGCAGCTCGCGCAGCACCGGATCGACGGCCGTGGTCCAGCGCAGCGCCTGCGGCGGCTTCGATGCGCAGAAACCATGCAGTTCGTCGCGCAGGTCGATCACCGCATGGCCGACTTCGAGCGTCGACAGCATCCAGCGCAGCGCATCGCGATGCTGACGCGTACGTCTGACGAGCAGCGTGCGCAGTTGCGCCATCAGGTCATGCGTGCTCGACTGGAAGCGCGCGGCGAGGCCGTCTCGCGGGCCTTCGCACGCGAGCGTCACCTGGCGGCGCAGATCGTGTGCGATGCGCGCGGTGAGCCATGGCATGTGGGTCGGAAACACGACAGCGAACACGAGCGAGCACGCGAGCATCGCGACGACGATGGCAAAGCCGTTGTTGACCAGTAGTTCGGGCGTATACGCGATCGTGTTGTCGGGGCCGGCCAGCAGGCAGAAGAACACCGCGAAGCCGATCCCGTAGCCGGACAGGCCCGGCCGCATCGCGAGAAACGCACCGAGGCCCAGCACCGGCGCGAGTGCCGCGCACAGCAGCGGAAAGCCGTCGATGTTCGGATACACGTGGCACAGGTACACGTAGCCGGCGGCCGTCGCGAACGCCGCGCCGACCGCCATTTGCGCGACGAACTTCGGCGCACGCGGGGACGTCGAGCTCAGCGCGCACGCGATGGCGGTGGCGATCACGGCGAGCGAGCCGCTCGGCCATTCGGACGCGATCCAGAACGCGCTCATCGCACCGACGGCGACCAGCGTGCGCAGGAACGCGAAGCCGACAAAGAATGAATTGGTTTTCACCGCGTAGCGCGTGACCGAGCGTTCGAGCGCGCGATCGTCGCGGTCGAGCGATGCATAGGTATCCGCATAACCGACGTACTCGCCGATGAAGCGATACATCAGCTCGATCGCCGTATCGAAATCGAGCACGCCACCGGCAGCATGCTCTTCGATCGCACGACGCGACGCGCGGGCAGCCTTCGGCAACGCACGATGAAAGCGGCGCAGTTCGAGCAGCGCGCCCGTCGTCGACGCGATCCCGCGCTGCCGTTCGTCGCGCAACGCGGTGACTCGCTGCGCGAGCCCGTCGACGTGCGGCGCGAGCGCTTCGAGCACGGCGTCCGACCGGTTCGCGCGCAGGCGCTTCACGAGCTGGTGCAACGCATGCAACCGCGTGCACGCGTTCATGAACTCGCTGTTCAGCCGCGCGAGCCGGCGGCTGCGTGCGCGAATGTGCGGATCCTCGAACGACGCGAATGCGCGATTGGCTTCGAAGCCGACGATCTCGTCGACGAAATCGGCGAAGCGCCGTTCGAAATCGCCGCGCGCGAGCTCGCCCGACAGCGCGCCGGCCGCGAACGCCGCGAACGTCACATGGCGGGTGCTCAATGACCGCATCAGTGCCTTCGCGGAGCTGAGCGGCAGGATCAGCGCGCTGACCGCGCCGGAGCACGCGATACCCAGGGCGACTTCCGCGGCGCGCGTGAGCGCGGACTGGAACAGCGTCTGCGGCGTCATCACCGCCGGCAGGCCGATCAGCGCAGCGGTATAGCCGGCGAGCACGAACCCGTACCAGCGGAAGTGGCGATTGCGTACCGCGAGCGCGATGCATGCGCCGATCCACAGCGTGATGCCGGTCATGTACAGCTCCGGCTGTTGCGCGAACAGTCCGCCGAGCGCGAGTGCGGCGACGAGGCCCGCCGCCGTGCCGAGCACGCGGTAGAAGCTCTTCGCGAACACCATTCCCGACAGCGGCTGCATCAGCACGAACACGGTCGTCATTGCCGTGCGCGGCTGCGACATCTCGAGCCGCATCGCGATGCCCATCGCGAGCAGTGCAGCCAGCACGGTCTTCGCGAGGTGCAGCCAGATCAATCCGTCGCTCGAGGCCCAGTCGCGCGCGGCGCCGCCCAGCGGATCGAGCCAGGTTCTCCATCGTGCCGGTTCGATGGACGGTTGCTCGATCGCAGGTTGTGGCTTCATGAAAAGAAGGGGCGCGTGCGGTGTCGCGGCGCGTCCGGACG includes the following:
- a CDS encoding FUSC family protein translates to MKPQPAIEQPSIEPARWRTWLDPLGGAARDWASSDGLIWLHLAKTVLAALLAMGIAMRLEMSQPRTAMTTVFVLMQPLSGMVFAKSFYRVLGTAAGLVAALALGGLFAQQPELYMTGITLWIGACIALAVRNRHFRWYGFVLAGYTAALIGLPAVMTPQTLFQSALTRAAEVALGIACSGAVSALILPLSSAKALMRSLSTRHVTFAAFAAGALSGELARGDFERRFADFVDEIVGFEANRAFASFEDPHIRARSRRLARLNSEFMNACTRLHALHQLVKRLRANRSDAVLEALAPHVDGLAQRVTALRDERQRGIASTTGALLELRRFHRALPKAARASRRAIEEHAAGGVLDFDTAIELMYRFIGEYVGYADTYASLDRDDRALERSVTRYAVKTNSFFVGFAFLRTLVAVGAMSAFWIASEWPSGSLAVIATAIACALSSTSPRAPKFVAQMAVGAAFATAAGYVYLCHVYPNIDGFPLLCAALAPVLGLGAFLAMRPGLSGYGIGFAVFFCLLAGPDNTIAYTPELLVNNGFAIVVAMLACSLVFAVVFPTHMPWLTARIAHDLRRQVTLACEGPRDGLAARFQSSTHDLMAQLRTLLVRRTRQHRDALRWMLSTLEVGHAVIDLRDELHGFCASKPPQALRWTTAVDPVLRELPRFFDDPTPVHHARTLKSVNLAIRAAQHALHAWYAVPDARHQMQRIVGCLHFIRSALLDKDAPFNRHRH
- a CDS encoding P1 family peptidase, producing the protein MRTRDLGIRIGLGTPGRFNAITDVPGVRVGHCTLNVENGDASIHTGVTIIEPRAGAAHDSPCFAGVHVLNGNGDATGLEWIREAGLLTTPIAYTNTHSIGAVRDALVANEREAAAGRVYWCMPVVMETYDGVLNDIWGQHVSAAHVERALAAAQSGPVAEGGVGGGTGMICHEFKGGIGTASRVVAGGWTVGALVQANHGVREMLRVAGYPVGEVLRHVHSPFRAAHAHGEAGMGSIVVTLATDAPLLPHQCTRLAQRASVGLARAGGGTEDSSGDIFLAFATGNDGLPAANYGSKGAPATAVKMVNNDHISALFVAAADAVEEAIVNALVAGTDVESRGARVEGLGPARLLDALREVGWRPARGA
- a CDS encoding nuclear transport factor 2 family protein, which codes for MPDDPGDVARASYRAYVDKDRDAIEALIAPDFHFTSPLDNRLDRDAYLARCWPNSTMLAGFEFVDVAVQGEYVFVVYEAATTAGRRFRNAERLRVCDGRIVEAEVYFGWYVPHQAPDGGFIEPAR
- a CDS encoding APC family permease, giving the protein MAMMSESTGTLQAAPATQDGPRALSQTLSVRDAVMITVSGVTPASSIFVIAPFAIQQAGSGAVLSFVLGGVLALAFALCYAELSAAHRSAGGEYVMAKRVFGTLPGYLTFITVLSVSVFIPAVLASGAAPYLNNALGTHFSNQSVALTIVLLSYVLGMLNIKTNAWITGAFLVVEIGVLMLIAALGFGSPHRGADVLVAPVVASGTALVPATLAAIVPAIGTAIFCYNGFGSAAYLAEDLRGGNRNVAKAVIYSLLVILVVELVPLTAIVLGAPSLTELTKSADPIGYVVRSLSNPAVSRVVSGGIFLSVFNAIIAIVITMGRLLYSSGRHALWSRGCNRAFSTIHPRFESPWLATLALAAPSSGLVFVSSLDELTAFTVDLLLLIYLVVGLAALASRFVRRDVEHHYRMPLWPLTPLVAVAGAAYTLYTTLATATKPTDLIIIGGLLAAALAMYAVWARHSETFRSL
- a CDS encoding helix-turn-helix transcriptional regulator; this translates as MDRLFSEIAMHQALGRAIDHLGQPRFWRFLVLLLNEMVPFDNALATAIGRDGVPLVLDEYDTGGADCASPVPLYLNGLYLLDPFLQAAHDGLADGCYRLEEVAPDLFRQSEYFLSYFRDAVGDDEIQILLRPTPDLLLSLSLGAATRFDVEPLGKLTAAMPWVLAAMRQHWRLIGDAARATPDDDLGVRVEQALARFGAGVLTDREMAIARMVLRGNSSKAIAERLAISPETVKVHRRHLYAKLGISSQPELFSRFIRALGDDAAG